From a region of the Aliiroseovarius sediminilitoris genome:
- a CDS encoding GMC oxidoreductase → MFVPETSPVSTSVDPVDVCVIGSGPAGMTLAIKLADSGQRVALVEAGSLEYDDWSQEQYEGTVVGDPYHDLDNARLRMLGGSSNHWAGHCIPLEPEDFLSRGADDNTGWPIDIGDISPFLDEACEILEIPNDFQDAAYTDTIRKTRFQWSPPVVFNEKYYADIAQSANLTTYLGSTLVGVDHDGQRLTAARLQRRGGEEFRLPARTFALCTGGIENSRLLLWLNAQNNNALVPNHDLIGRYWTEHPHAQLGEVLFEDLPPDFFYNDEATFSLTRARQDQSGVFNAALQVERYSYSRTKKLVADVACIAPALGSRLFEALGKKLVCGARLQGQWEQAPVAENRVVLASSARDAFGIPRPELHWRRSETDRTTIVETVRIFANELAQTGKGRVRLADWIVDDGPIPDDGMMAIWHHMGGTRMSRNPARGITDKDLKVHGLENLYIGGSSVYPTGGGYANPTLTIVQLSLRLAAHLTRA, encoded by the coding sequence GTGTTTGTTCCCGAAACGTCGCCAGTATCGACTTCGGTTGATCCGGTCGACGTTTGCGTGATCGGGTCTGGACCGGCGGGAATGACCCTGGCGATCAAGTTGGCTGACTCTGGCCAGCGCGTCGCATTGGTCGAGGCTGGCAGCCTGGAATATGACGACTGGTCACAGGAACAGTACGAAGGCACTGTGGTCGGGGATCCTTACCACGATCTTGATAACGCGCGATTGCGGATGCTTGGCGGGTCATCGAACCATTGGGCGGGCCATTGCATTCCGTTGGAGCCCGAGGATTTCCTGTCGCGGGGCGCTGACGACAACACAGGCTGGCCAATCGACATCGGCGATATCTCTCCTTTTTTGGACGAGGCCTGTGAAATTCTTGAAATCCCCAATGATTTCCAAGACGCGGCCTATACCGACACGATCCGCAAGACCCGGTTTCAGTGGAGCCCGCCAGTCGTGTTCAACGAGAAATATTACGCCGATATCGCGCAATCCGCCAATTTGACGACTTATTTGGGCAGCACGCTGGTCGGGGTTGACCACGACGGGCAGCGATTGACCGCAGCCCGGCTTCAGCGGCGCGGCGGCGAGGAGTTTCGCCTGCCTGCCCGCACCTTCGCGCTCTGCACTGGTGGGATCGAAAATTCACGTCTTCTGCTCTGGCTTAACGCCCAGAACAACAACGCCCTTGTGCCCAACCACGATCTGATCGGGCGCTACTGGACCGAACATCCCCACGCACAGCTGGGCGAAGTGCTGTTTGAAGACCTGCCCCCGGATTTCTTCTATAATGACGAGGCAACCTTTTCGCTGACCCGCGCCCGGCAGGATCAAAGCGGCGTCTTCAACGCTGCGCTTCAGGTCGAGCGATATTCTTACAGCCGCACAAAAAAGTTGGTGGCAGATGTCGCCTGCATCGCCCCGGCCCTTGGATCGCGCCTATTCGAAGCGTTGGGGAAAAAGCTTGTCTGCGGCGCGCGTTTGCAGGGGCAGTGGGAACAGGCGCCGGTTGCGGAAAACCGCGTGGTGCTGGCGTCCTCGGCCCGCGATGCGTTCGGCATCCCACGACCGGAGCTTCATTGGCGCCGCAGTGAAACGGATCGGACCACAATCGTAGAGACAGTACGAATATTTGCCAATGAACTGGCCCAAACCGGCAAAGGCCGTGTGCGTCTGGCCGATTGGATTGTCGATGATGGCCCGATTCCGGATGACGGTATGATGGCGATCTGGCATCATATGGGGGGCACTCGGATGAGCCGCAATCCCGCGCGCGGCATCACGGACAAAGACCTGAAAGTGCACGGGTTAGAGAACCTCTATATTGGCGGATCATCAGTGTATCCGACCGGGGGGGGTTACGCCAATCCGACCCTGACGATTGTGCAGTTGTCGCTTCGGTTGGCGGCACATCTGACCCGCGCCTGA
- a CDS encoding glycosyltransferase, whose product MSWPLIKAKRYLSARVGKALQLPSGLKSVEFSQDYDLFFYSIAHLEDLHFLSSLKGWRTRSSKAICWIQELWLQRLDQIPALVDQLNTFDHVICSFVETAQVLRERLNVPVLYLPWGVDMMRFCPYPNPPHRAIDMLSIGVGHANTHKALIDFADKTGTFYSYETISGRAIMQDYRAHRDNYIGQLKRAKYFFSYIAKVERTEERGRQVEFGLRYLEGLAAGAVVLGNHIDSDAFRKHLGWEDAVIETPYDCPNIGDIIAALEKDPKRLAKIRQRNITQCLKHHDHLNRWEKVLELAGLPTHPKLEARRAALAERVKMAEQTKEKATT is encoded by the coding sequence ATGTCGTGGCCGCTTATCAAAGCCAAGCGATATCTGTCAGCACGCGTCGGGAAGGCGCTGCAATTGCCATCAGGGCTGAAGTCGGTCGAATTCTCGCAGGACTATGACCTTTTCTTTTACAGCATCGCACATCTGGAAGACCTTCATTTCCTGTCTTCCCTGAAAGGTTGGAGAACCCGGTCTTCCAAGGCGATTTGTTGGATACAAGAGCTTTGGCTACAGCGGCTGGACCAAATCCCCGCCCTTGTGGATCAACTGAATACGTTTGACCATGTGATCTGCTCGTTTGTCGAAACAGCACAGGTCTTGCGCGAGCGGTTGAACGTTCCGGTTCTGTATCTGCCGTGGGGCGTGGACATGATGCGCTTTTGCCCCTATCCCAATCCGCCGCACCGCGCAATTGACATGCTGAGCATCGGCGTGGGCCATGCGAACACTCATAAAGCCCTAATTGATTTTGCGGACAAAACCGGGACGTTCTATTCGTATGAAACAATCTCTGGCCGTGCGATCATGCAGGACTATCGCGCGCACAGAGATAACTACATCGGACAGCTCAAAAGGGCGAAATACTTTTTCTCATACATCGCGAAAGTGGAACGGACCGAAGAGCGTGGCCGGCAGGTCGAGTTCGGACTGCGGTATCTGGAAGGCTTGGCGGCAGGTGCCGTTGTGTTGGGAAACCACATCGACAGCGATGCGTTCCGAAAGCATCTGGGTTGGGAAGACGCCGTGATCGAGACACCGTATGATTGCCCGAATATCGGCGACATCATCGCCGCGCTTGAGAAAGACCCAAAGCGGCTTGCCAAGATCCGACAGCGCAATATCACCCAATGCTTGAAGCACCACGATCATCTTAACCGATGGGAAAAGGTGTTGGAGCTTGCCGGGTTGCCCACGCACCCCAAATTGGAGGCTCGTCGTGCCGCGTTGGCAGAACGCGTCAAGATGGCAGAACAGACAAAAGAGAAGGCGACCACCTAA
- a CDS encoding protoporphyrinogen/coproporphyrinogen oxidase has product MSDQNIVILGSGMAGLGAAHHFHGAGISTRMYDKNDYPGGHTATFVHDTGFIFDDGPHISFSKDGRFQELFSDNVDGKFEKLNAYVNNYYHGAWVKHPAQANLHNLPDELKTQCILDFIEASKKDVVEKPANYLEWLISVFGETFATHFPAVYGKKYHTVDADQMSTVWMGPRLYRPSMEEVIRGAVFAETPDVHYISDFRYPTEGGFISYLKPFMEKTDMRLEHKVIAIDPKARTVEFANGVVESYDHLVSSIPLPDLIPMVKGAPDHVREAAAKLACTTCITVNIGLARDDFTPATWTYIYDEDICFTRLSFPHKMSHKTCPPGCGSIQAECYYSHKYRPVDVTPDELIQPVIDDLVKIGLIREDEEILHTDARLIPHANIIFDLDRETALPIVHDWLNSVDINYVGRFGEWGYQWTDEAFKSGERGARQVIEKM; this is encoded by the coding sequence ATGAGCGATCAGAACATTGTCATTCTTGGGTCGGGCATGGCCGGTCTTGGCGCGGCCCATCATTTCCATGGCGCGGGTATTTCAACGCGTATGTATGACAAGAACGACTATCCCGGCGGACACACCGCGACCTTCGTGCATGACACCGGGTTCATCTTCGATGACGGCCCGCATATCTCGTTTTCCAAGGACGGACGGTTTCAAGAACTGTTTTCCGACAACGTGGACGGCAAGTTCGAGAAGCTGAACGCCTATGTGAACAATTATTATCACGGCGCATGGGTCAAGCACCCTGCGCAGGCCAACCTGCACAACCTGCCAGACGAGTTGAAGACCCAGTGCATCCTGGACTTTATCGAAGCATCGAAAAAAGATGTCGTCGAAAAGCCTGCCAATTACCTCGAATGGCTGATTTCAGTGTTTGGCGAGACCTTCGCCACCCATTTCCCCGCCGTCTACGGCAAGAAATACCACACCGTCGATGCCGACCAGATGAGCACCGTCTGGATGGGTCCGCGCCTGTATCGCCCCTCGATGGAAGAGGTCATCCGCGGCGCCGTCTTCGCTGAAACGCCGGATGTGCATTATATCTCGGACTTCCGCTATCCGACCGAGGGCGGGTTCATCTCATACCTCAAGCCGTTCATGGAAAAGACCGACATGCGGCTGGAACATAAGGTCATCGCGATCGACCCCAAGGCGCGGACCGTCGAATTTGCCAATGGCGTGGTTGAAAGCTACGACCACCTGGTGTCGTCGATCCCCCTGCCCGACCTGATCCCGATGGTCAAAGGCGCACCCGATCACGTGCGCGAGGCGGCGGCCAAACTGGCCTGCACCACCTGTATCACCGTCAATATCGGGCTGGCGCGCGACGATTTCACCCCGGCCACCTGGACCTATATCTATGACGAAGATATCTGCTTCACCCGCCTCAGTTTCCCGCACAAGATGTCACACAAGACGTGCCCGCCGGGCTGCGGGTCGATCCAGGCCGAGTGCTATTATTCGCACAAATACCGCCCCGTCGATGTCACCCCGGACGAGTTGATCCAGCCGGTGATCGACGATTTGGTGAAGATCGGCCTGATCCGCGAGGACGAAGAAATCCTGCACACCGACGCCCGCCTGATTCCGCACGCCAACATCATCTTCGACCTCGATCGCGAAACCGCGCTGCCGATCGTGCATGATTGGCTGAACAGCGTCGATATCAACTATGTCGGTCGGTTCGGTGAATGGGGCTATCAGTGGACGGACGAGGCGTTCAAATCCGGCGAACGCGGTGCCCGTCAGGTGATTGAAAAGATGTAG
- the rfbC gene encoding dTDP-4-dehydrorhamnose 3,5-epimerase, which yields MKFHETPLKGAFVVDLEEISDDRGHFARAFCADEFKAHGLKPDIAQINLSFNEKKGTIRGLHYQTPPAAEAKFLRCISGALYDVIVDLRPDSPTFRQHFGIELSAINRTAIYVPEMFAHGYLALTDGAQAYYSASEFYTPGVEGGLRYDDPALGINWPIPVEVVSEKDAQWPLIAE from the coding sequence ATGAAATTTCACGAAACCCCCCTTAAAGGCGCGTTTGTCGTCGATCTGGAAGAAATATCCGATGATCGCGGCCATTTCGCCCGTGCTTTCTGCGCGGACGAGTTCAAGGCGCACGGGCTGAAGCCCGACATTGCCCAGATCAATCTGTCCTTCAACGAAAAGAAGGGCACAATTCGCGGGCTGCATTACCAGACCCCGCCAGCGGCCGAGGCCAAGTTCCTGCGCTGCATTTCGGGCGCTCTTTATGACGTGATCGTTGACTTGCGCCCCGACAGCCCCACTTTTCGCCAGCATTTCGGGATCGAACTGTCGGCCATAAACCGCACAGCGATCTATGTGCCCGAGATGTTCGCCCATGGCTATCTTGCCCTGACAGATGGCGCGCAAGCCTATTATTCGGCAAGCGAGTTCTATACACCGGGGGTTGAGGGCGGGTTGCGGTATGACGACCCGGCCCTTGGGATCAACTGGCCCATCCCCGTCGAGGTTGTCAGCGAAAAAGACGCGCAATGGCCGCTTATCGCTGAATAG
- a CDS encoding acyltransferase family protein has product MTLANAFGPGFFRLVLAGFVMLSHISALNVGEPAVFVFFMLSGYWVSLMYLNKYAHHPQPLRVFYLSRFLRVWPSYAAAVVLSILATGLVTGNTPYQLLAGLPLFGVASHGLDALNVSWALDIELQFYLFLPFTLVAVRVWSPWVVITLSMLGAVVGWWLYLTIGLKTVLCYLPMFAAGMLLAIRDTTFSKRFVTLSTLVFIIVIAVFFANDTLRAFFIKTRPSPFNEEWMTMALMLLLLPFVAWNVRQKSGWLDAHFGNLSYTVYLLHFPVIALVTKLMGGGLTPTEKLILPLAVAVVSVFFYSIVDRPSEAFRRRVMKKQFGKVPA; this is encoded by the coding sequence ATGACCTTGGCAAACGCTTTCGGCCCCGGATTCTTTCGCCTCGTGTTGGCAGGGTTCGTGATGCTCAGTCACATCTCGGCCCTGAATGTCGGCGAACCTGCGGTCTTCGTCTTTTTCATGCTCAGCGGTTATTGGGTGTCGTTGATGTATCTGAACAAATATGCCCATCACCCGCAGCCATTACGCGTCTTTTACCTGTCACGCTTTCTGCGCGTCTGGCCCTCTTACGCGGCGGCTGTGGTGTTGAGCATTCTTGCCACCGGTCTGGTGACGGGCAACACGCCATATCAACTCCTTGCGGGCCTTCCGCTGTTTGGCGTCGCCTCGCACGGGTTGGATGCGCTGAACGTATCGTGGGCGCTGGATATCGAGCTTCAGTTCTATCTGTTTTTGCCGTTCACGTTGGTCGCGGTCAGGGTTTGGTCGCCCTGGGTGGTGATCACTTTGTCAATGCTGGGTGCGGTTGTTGGGTGGTGGCTGTATCTGACCATCGGCCTGAAAACCGTGCTGTGTTACCTGCCGATGTTTGCGGCTGGAATGCTGCTCGCAATCCGCGATACCACCTTCAGCAAACGGTTCGTCACCCTGTCAACGCTGGTGTTTATCATCGTCATCGCGGTGTTTTTTGCCAATGACACGCTTCGCGCATTCTTCATCAAAACCCGACCCAGCCCGTTCAACGAAGAATGGATGACAATGGCTTTGATGCTGTTGCTGCTGCCCTTCGTTGCTTGGAACGTGCGGCAGAAATCGGGATGGCTGGACGCGCATTTCGGCAACCTGTCCTACACTGTCTATCTGTTGCACTTCCCGGTGATCGCATTGGTCACAAAGCTGATGGGAGGCGGGCTGACACCGACCGAAAAATTGATTTTACCATTGGCCGTCGCGGTCGTTTCTGTTTTCTTCTACAGTATCGTTGATCGTCCCAGCGAAGCGTTTCGTCGCCGGGTGATGAAAAAGCAATTTGGAAAAGTGCCAGCCTAG
- a CDS encoding NAD-dependent epimerase/dehydratase family protein, giving the protein MGTVTAPVLAAAGIQVTGCDINLFDQADFPPGGDLPDIPNLGKDIRDLTVDDLRGFDAVVHLAALSNDPLGQLRPGLTQAINHEGTVHVARCAKEAGVSRFVFASSCSNYGKAGEGLVDEGGKLNPQTDYGVSKVLAERDLKPLADDDFCPVFLRFATAYGVSPRMRFDIVLNNLIAHAFTTGKIMMMSDGTPWRPIIHVEDMARAFLAALDADADAIRGEAFNVCRTENNYQIKELAEIVADTVDGSEIDYASDAGPDNRSYRVSSAKIERLIPGFEPIWDAKRGAQQLYDAVKSYGLVTDDFEGRKYKRLAQLEALVAEGRLDEEFRVVG; this is encoded by the coding sequence GTGGGGACGGTCACCGCCCCGGTATTGGCCGCGGCGGGAATCCAGGTGACTGGGTGCGATATAAATCTCTTTGATCAGGCTGATTTTCCGCCGGGCGGCGATCTGCCCGACATCCCCAATCTGGGCAAGGACATTCGCGACCTGACGGTCGATGATCTGCGGGGTTTTGATGCAGTCGTGCATCTGGCCGCGCTGTCCAACGATCCGTTGGGACAGTTGCGGCCCGGTCTGACCCAGGCGATCAACCACGAAGGCACCGTGCATGTCGCACGCTGCGCGAAAGAGGCAGGCGTGTCCCGCTTCGTCTTTGCCTCGTCCTGTTCGAACTATGGCAAGGCGGGCGAAGGCCTGGTGGACGAAGGCGGCAAGCTGAACCCGCAGACCGATTACGGCGTGTCCAAGGTGCTGGCAGAACGCGATCTGAAACCGTTGGCAGATGACGATTTCTGCCCGGTCTTCCTGCGGTTCGCCACCGCCTATGGGGTCAGTCCGCGAATGCGGTTCGATATTGTATTGAACAACCTGATTGCGCACGCGTTCACCACCGGCAAGATCATGATGATGTCGGATGGCACGCCGTGGCGGCCCATCATCCATGTCGAGGATATGGCCCGCGCCTTCCTGGCTGCTCTTGATGCCGATGCCGACGCGATCCGGGGCGAGGCCTTCAATGTCTGCCGCACGGAAAACAACTATCAGATCAAGGAACTGGCCGAGATTGTGGCCGACACCGTCGATGGGTCCGAGATCGACTATGCGTCTGATGCGGGACCGGACAACCGATCATATCGCGTCAGTTCAGCGAAGATCGAACGGTTGATCCCGGGGTTTGAACCGATCTGGGACGCCAAGCGCGGGGCACAACAGTTGTATGACGCCGTCAAGTCCTATGGTCTTGTGACCGACGATTTCGAGGGCCGCAAATACAAGCGATTGGCTCAATTGGAAGCGCTGGTTGCCGAAGGACGGCTGGACGAAGAATTCCGCGTCGTCGGTTAG
- a CDS encoding GMC oxidoreductase codes for MFINAKDFPRTHIETARVCIFGSGPAGMTLAHELAEAGIDVLLVEAGGEEVEDASQALYQGAVLGDEYFDLEYARLRYFGGTSGHWGGICRPLDPSDFQENLVAPGTGWPIASDALLPYLKPAAEVLEIPGIFNDQSLGDTLRRTKFEYSPPVRFGEKYRPYADSSENLRVVLNTALTNLTSDAGRIQSATVQTMQGTRWTIEADYFVLCAGGIENSRLLLWINEQNDRKIIRNHDGIGRYWMEHFTMSVAEVIADADALGPDEEGQARFALSPAAQRENGVLNASFEVNPNAYTGTRALIADLLCIAPKLGQRLMGDKKLVCGARIMGYWEQAPTADNRVALGDEKDALGIPKVVLHWQRSGIDRKTIARSVQALAQAFADLDIGRVRLFDWVLDDNLPLPADGVIASWHHMGGTRMSADPATGVVDANLRVHDQDNLYIGGSSVFASGGFANPTLTIVQLSLRLADHLKKQLSV; via the coding sequence ATGTTTATCAATGCCAAAGATTTCCCCCGAACCCACATCGAAACAGCGCGGGTCTGCATTTTCGGATCTGGCCCTGCTGGTATGACACTGGCACATGAACTGGCCGAGGCCGGCATTGATGTCCTGCTGGTCGAAGCAGGCGGGGAAGAGGTCGAGGATGCCTCGCAGGCGCTTTATCAGGGCGCCGTTCTAGGGGACGAGTATTTCGACCTTGAATATGCCCGGCTGCGCTATTTTGGCGGCACGTCGGGGCATTGGGGTGGCATCTGCCGTCCGCTTGATCCATCGGATTTTCAGGAAAACCTCGTGGCCCCCGGGACCGGCTGGCCGATCGCGTCGGACGCTCTGCTACCTTACCTGAAACCCGCCGCCGAGGTTCTGGAAATTCCCGGAATTTTTAACGATCAGTCTCTTGGTGATACTCTACGTCGCACCAAGTTCGAATACAGCCCGCCCGTCAGGTTTGGCGAGAAATACCGCCCCTATGCCGATTCCAGCGAAAACCTGCGGGTTGTCCTGAACACGGCGCTGACCAACCTGACATCGGATGCGGGCCGCATTCAAAGCGCAACCGTTCAGACCATGCAAGGCACACGCTGGACCATCGAAGCCGACTACTTCGTGCTCTGCGCCGGGGGCATCGAAAACTCGCGCTTGCTTCTGTGGATAAACGAACAGAACGACAGAAAGATCATCAGGAACCACGATGGGATAGGCCGCTATTGGATGGAGCATTTTACCATGAGCGTCGCCGAAGTCATCGCCGACGCAGACGCCCTTGGACCGGACGAGGAGGGGCAGGCACGTTTCGCACTCAGCCCCGCGGCGCAACGGGAAAACGGCGTGCTCAATGCCTCGTTCGAGGTGAACCCAAATGCCTATACCGGCACGCGTGCCCTGATCGCAGACCTTCTGTGCATCGCGCCAAAGCTGGGCCAACGGCTGATGGGCGACAAGAAGTTGGTCTGCGGTGCGCGCATCATGGGTTATTGGGAACAGGCACCGACCGCCGACAATCGCGTGGCGCTTGGCGACGAAAAGGACGCGCTTGGCATCCCAAAAGTGGTGCTTCATTGGCAAAGGTCTGGGATCGACCGAAAGACCATCGCACGCTCGGTTCAGGCATTGGCGCAGGCGTTTGCGGATCTGGATATCGGGCGTGTGCGCCTGTTCGACTGGGTGTTGGACGACAACCTGCCGCTGCCCGCCGACGGGGTCATCGCGAGTTGGCATCACATGGGCGGCACACGGATGAGCGCCGACCCTGCCACCGGAGTTGTTGACGCAAACCTGAGGGTTCACGATCAGGACAACCTCTATATCGGCGGATCATCGGTGTTTGCCTCGGGCGGCTTTGCCAATCCAACATTGACAATCGTTCAGTTGTCACTCCGGTTGGCCGATCACCTGAAAAAACAATTGAGCGTTTAG
- a CDS encoding NAD-dependent epimerase/dehydratase family protein, with protein MDSKLNNAQTVLVTGATGFIGAACLPKLTDAGFAVIGTYRGDTPPAPRDGVTWIRADLSDAADIDAVMTQHRPSHLLALAWYMGPGNQQSRENFRWLSRSIDLLAAFADAGGTRVTFCGSCMEYDWSQPVTLNERTTPLRPDTPYGAAKAALFSAFGSMCDTLDLSGSWARPFFLYGPGENPRRLAADVVVSLLEGREALCTHGQQARDFLHVDDVADAMVRLLQSDLTGPVNIGSGAAIPLATLINEIGRQTGAADLIRLGAREARPGDPPLVEADITRLHDELGWTPTFDLETGVADTIDWWRHELKKEQAI; from the coding sequence ATGGATTCGAAGTTGAACAATGCTCAGACAGTCCTCGTGACCGGGGCGACCGGGTTTATCGGGGCTGCGTGTCTGCCAAAACTGACCGATGCCGGGTTTGCGGTCATCGGCACTTATCGCGGCGACACACCCCCTGCCCCGCGCGATGGCGTCACTTGGATCCGGGCCGATCTGTCGGACGCCGCCGATATTGACGCGGTGATGACGCAACACCGACCCAGCCATCTGTTGGCGCTGGCGTGGTATATGGGGCCGGGCAACCAGCAATCGCGCGAGAACTTCCGCTGGCTCAGCCGTTCAATCGACCTGCTGGCGGCCTTTGCGGACGCCGGCGGCACGCGCGTCACCTTCTGCGGTTCGTGCATGGAATATGACTGGAGCCAGCCCGTCACACTGAACGAGCGCACCACCCCCCTGCGCCCCGACACGCCCTATGGCGCGGCGAAGGCGGCACTGTTCTCGGCGTTCGGCTCTATGTGCGACACGCTTGACTTGTCCGGGTCATGGGCCAGACCGTTCTTTTTGTATGGGCCGGGCGAAAACCCACGACGATTGGCGGCCGATGTGGTCGTCTCCCTGCTTGAAGGGCGCGAGGCGCTGTGCACCCATGGCCAGCAGGCCCGCGATTTTCTGCATGTGGACGACGTGGCCGACGCGATGGTGCGCCTTCTGCAAAGCGATCTGACCGGACCGGTGAATATCGGCAGCGGCGCGGCGATCCCCCTGGCGACATTGATCAACGAGATTGGCCGCCAAACCGGCGCCGCCGACCTGATCCGTCTTGGCGCGCGCGAGGCCCGCCCTGGCGACCCGCCTCTGGTCGAAGCCGACATCACCCGTCTGCACGACGAACTGGGCTGGACCCCGACATTCGATTTGGAAACAGGAGTGGCCGATACCATCGACTGGTGGCGTCACGAATTGAAGAAAGAACAAGCGATATGA
- a CDS encoding sugar phosphate nucleotidyltransferase, translating to MKTVIFAGGKGSRLIEETRVRPKPLVEVANRPILWHIMQHYSTYGHHDFVLALGYMGDQIKKYVSDLCQYSGNLRVDFANRELFGEPEGNGHDQAPIPPWTIDLIDTGIDTMTGGRLARLEPYLGGETFMLTYGDGVSNVDIDALVAYHKSHGKLATMTMVRPLTTFGHLSVEEDGQVNGFEEKPETAVDWINGGFFVLEPEVFQAVADVNGDEIMWEEGPLPKLMEMGELMAYRHPGFWYCMDHLADKRRLEEMWKNGNRPWATWENTEGSSNGASRLRGDGHRPGIGRGGNPGDWVRYKSL from the coding sequence TTGAAAACGGTAATTTTTGCGGGTGGTAAAGGGTCGAGATTGATCGAAGAAACCCGCGTCCGACCAAAACCGCTGGTCGAGGTCGCGAACCGACCGATCCTGTGGCACATCATGCAGCATTATTCGACCTATGGGCATCATGATTTTGTGCTGGCGCTTGGCTATATGGGCGACCAGATCAAGAAATACGTGTCTGATCTGTGCCAGTATAGCGGCAATCTGCGGGTGGATTTTGCCAATCGCGAACTGTTTGGCGAACCCGAGGGGAACGGACATGATCAAGCCCCCATTCCGCCCTGGACCATCGACCTGATTGATACCGGTATTGATACCATGACCGGCGGCCGTCTTGCGCGGCTTGAGCCTTATCTGGGCGGCGAGACATTCATGCTGACCTATGGTGATGGCGTCTCGAATGTCGATATCGACGCATTGGTCGCGTATCACAAATCACATGGTAAACTCGCCACCATGACCATGGTGCGTCCCCTGACAACTTTCGGACATTTGTCGGTTGAAGAGGACGGGCAGGTCAACGGGTTCGAAGAAAAACCGGAAACTGCCGTGGATTGGATCAATGGCGGTTTCTTTGTTCTGGAACCAGAAGTGTTTCAGGCCGTCGCAGATGTGAATGGCGACGAAATCATGTGGGAAGAAGGCCCGCTGCCCAAGCTCATGGAAATGGGTGAATTGATGGCATACCGCCATCCGGGTTTCTGGTATTGTATGGATCACCTGGCGGACAAACGCCGGCTTGAGGAGATGTGGAAAAATGGTAACAGACCCTGGGCAACATGGGAAAACACGGAAGGTTCTTCTAACGGGGCATCTCGGCTACGTGGGGACGGTCACCGCCCCGGTATTGGCCGCGGCGGGAATCCAGGTGACTGGGTGCGATATAAATCTCTTTGA